The proteins below come from a single bacterium genomic window:
- a CDS encoding S1 RNA-binding domain-containing protein: MPPEIGSIVEGKITKITNFGAFVQLTDGNQGLIHISQIANQFVKDISEHLKINDVVKVKILAMNKKGCFDLSLKDAQDDPESPKKKTDLFEEKLARFLKSSDERLSDLRRNMEAKRGGGGRIKY, translated from the coding sequence ATGCCTCCAGAAATTGGAAGTATCGTTGAGGGAAAAATTACAAAAATAACGAATTTTGGGGCATTTGTCCAACTTACGGATGGAAATCAAGGGTTAATTCATATCTCTCAAATCGCAAATCAATTTGTTAAAGATATTTCCGAGCATCTGAAGATAAACGATGTTGTTAAAGTTAAGATTCTGGCAATGAATAAAAAAGGTTGTTTTGACCTATCTCTAAAAGATGCACAGGATGACCCTGAAAGTCCAAAGAAAAAAACTGACTTATTTGAAGAAAAATTAGCCCGGTTTTTAAAAAGTAGTGATGAAAGATTATCAGATTTAAGACGCAATATGGAAGCAAAACGAGGTGGCGGTGGAAGAATTAAATATTGA